In the Salvia splendens isolate huo1 chromosome 16, SspV2, whole genome shotgun sequence genome, TCACGAGTGCGATCAGAGGCTACTATAAGGAAGTAGTTTGGGACTTTCAGTGAGAACTCTGAGAACTAAAAATCATACTCCGTCCATTCCATTATAAGTTAGTCGTATTTATTTTTAGCCTGCTCCAATATAAATGATACATTTCCTTTTATGATAAACAAACAACACactatctcttttatttttgtttactcCTACTCTTTCTTTCTACCTTTTTCCCACTGTACTTAATTATCTGTTCATTTAATCTCTAAATTCCACCACCTAAAAACGTGTGCTCCAAAGAAATATGTCATAAATAATGGGATGGAGAGAATATCAGTTATGGATACATTAGTATCCGTTGTTATCACACAATATATCAATAAGATATCAATATAAATATTTGCTAAtttatatagtttttttttgtgcTAATTAATATAGTTATATGTTctgattttataaaaaaatattctgtAATGACTCATCTCCTAATCCTGTGGCAAAATGTAAATATAGCTTAGTCAATGAATGAGTCCGTGGATAGCGTGGAAAGTGGGAAAGCGAAAAAGCATCTAGATGACTAGATGAGATGTGTATAATATGGGCGGTGATGATCCACTTGAACATTCGTAGACACGCTATTGTGAATTTTCCATTTCGTTTTCATTCACTATCAAAGCCACTTTGTATTTGTCCATTTACCCATGAAATATATCTCATTTTTTTGATACAACACATACACCTAACACAATTATGATTTACTTGCCCCCTATTGTGAATGAAAGGAAAAAATCTTACCAAACCAACTATGCTTTATGGTCACTACACTATAATTTAACTACAGAGTACTTGTTCATCACTAATATGTAGTACATCGAAGAAAAAATTGATTGTGTATTCTTTTGTTAAATGATAAACAGTTGATATAACTGCATTCATCACTCGAACTTATTTAGTGTCCAAAAAGAAACTAGCCTTAAAATGTGGCCAACTTTTCACAAATAtactaggagtattatttattagttttaaacattgataaaaatatatatctACCGATAATTGTTTAAatcaattttaatatataatgaaTTTAATCAAGTTCCCTCTTTTTAGCCTTCACTTATTTTCTCTTAGCCAGTTTCATTTAATTACATTTGAACAAAGAAAATGACAAAgtaaaaggaaaaggaaaaggaaataagcttttagagcatctgcaacgtaTCTCGCGGGCGTCCGACGGCCGCGAGACAGCGTTGCAAATTCTATTTTCAGCGTCCTGTGACTTACCTTTTGATTTCACCTATTTACCACTACTTTTACATAATACATCTCATCTCCGCAAGGCATATTGATCCTTTTACTTTGGGAAAGTTTTCATGAAAATTTATGTGGCCTCTTTCATGAAAACTTCACACGCGTCGATACCTCAAATCGACACCTTAAGATTGGCTAAACTAATTGCTAAATGGTTGTTAAAGTTATTATGCTACTTACATTTTAAGTGAGCTACAAATATAATAGCACCTTCCATTTTCTAGAGAAAGCAAAAGGCATTGTTGTTCTAACTCAGCCTTAGCCTTAGCCTGGGATCATAGACACATATTAGGGCCTAATTTTGTAGGACGTGTCAGAGCATCTTTTGTAATGAACTTAAAGAAGCTCGAGGGTGGGGCTAAGTGGAGTTTGGAGACTGCCTACTTTCTTTAACGAGTAAGATCAAGTTCAGAGATGTACTAAAAAAATGGGTAACTTTAAATCTCTTGTCTCTTTAGTTatctatttaaatattttgtaattattGGATTAGAGAATTCTCATCACAGCGATGCTGACACGTAAACTGTTTTAGTGATTGGTTTGAGCCACCGGCATGCACATTTTAGGACCTAAATCCATATTTTCCAGAAGTGTGACCACTTTAGTCAAGATCAGTCGTCTTCTACAGCCCATCCCACTATCTTTCGATTACAACACAAAATCGTCCTTTAAAATCTCATTAGAGGGAGAGAAGTAGGGAAAAATCAGTCTTCAATTGTGACCAGAAACTTATAGTGGACCTAAATGATTTGAGTGAACAGTATGTGTGACCATGTAGTTTTGCCACATATAAAATTCGGTTTATTAAATGCTTCTagtttttaatttgaatattcATAAAGATCTCATCCGATGATCACCTAAACAGTGCAGCCTAATTATTCTTATAAATAAAACCGtatgttttctttctttcttcctttcTAGATTATATAATTCGGCGGAGGTTGttgaatcaaaattaaataattatgcaTCATACGAATCGAATATTGCTTATGGGTAATGATATTAATGGAATCTTCCTCAATCATATTGAACTCGAGTTTTTATGTCAAGTCACACTTTGAAAGCAAATTTCACTTTGCTTTGAATTTGTATTATGTTCAAAAAGTTCAACTACTTATATACTATGATGCAACATGTTGTAAAGGAATAATATAGTATATGATAATGATTTAGGTGAATCAGGAATTCTCGATTTTTGTATAACCTAACTACATATAAacttatactagtagtatttggAATAAATCATTTATTCATAATCCGTGAAAGTGTGCCATCCACCACCTTGAAATAGTTAAGCATGTGGTCTTAAACTAAATTAACTAATGGGGGTTAAATAGACAATCGTGACCAAATAGAGATAACAAAATCGATAAACTACAAAATTATTCATACAAATTAAACTACGCAACGCAAGCATATAATTAGAATCATATCATATTTTAAGAGTAAATACAATTAATTCATAATCGTAATCCAAAAAAATTCACTGCTGTCCTCCTCTCTTTCACAAGCAAATTTTTTCACGATTCCTTCTCTTTCATGAAACCATATATCTCTGCATCACTCTCCCATAATCCCATTCCCATTCCTCTCAACTTTTGTTCTCTTTTATCTTGTTgttttgcttttgttgcttCGCGGCTTGTATATATACCAATTTGAATGCAACTCCAACTTCCATTTACcaccacataaaataaaaaaaaggagcTATTTACAATGGTAATTGATGGTAAGAGAAAAAAGtgcaaaaataaaacattaagGAAATGAAGAAAAGGTTAGGCCTAGTAGCTAGCTAGGCTGCGTGCATGTATAGAAAACTATGTAatgcctataaataggtggCTAACACCAACTCAAAAATACCCAACACTCACAACATGGAAATGACGAAGCAAATCTCCCAAAGGAAACAAGGTGGCATGCTCACCATGCCCTTCATCTTTGGTAAgcaacattttttttcttagtaAATATAAATCATCTAGTAATAATCAAGATTCAAGACATAACATGCATTTCCTATGTTTTAACTATATATGGTTATTTGCAGCAAATGAAATATGTGAGAAACTGGCGGTGGTCGGATTTGGCACAAACATGTTAAGCTACTTAACAAGTGAGTTGCATCTCCCGCTCACTCAGGCGGCCAACACCCTCACCAACTTCGGTGGCACCTCCGCTCCTCGGCGCCTTTATTGCCGACTCTTTCGCCGGAAGATTCTGGACCATCACACTCGCTTCAATCATATACCAAATCGTTGAGTTTCCTACTTCTCATATATGAAATATACCTAAATTTTCGTTTTTAACCAACTCTAAATTTTGGTaaataaatatagtactattacaaTCTTACATTTTTTGAATCTCTCACATAGTTCAAATTTCATTAATTGGTCAATACTCAATTTTCCAGAGTCTAATGTGAAATTCAGATATGCAACGATATCTTTTTAATAGCTAATGTTAAAGGAAAAACAGAAAGTAGAGTTTTGTGACAACTTTTTTGAAGCTATTTTCCGACCACTTCTAATAACACTTAGTACAATGTTGGTGCTGATTCAAACACAATTTGTGTGATTGGAAGCAGGGGATGATAAGCTTAACAGTGTCAGCAGAAGCTAAGGCCACCCCCTTGCCAAGTCTGCCAAGAAGCGAGTTCCGGGCAGCTGGGCGTGCTCTACGCCTCGCTCCTGCTGACGGCGCTGGGGTCCGGCGGGATAAGGCCGTGCGTGGTGTCGTTCGGGGCCGACCAGTTCGACGAGAACGAGCCGGAGCAGAAGACGAGCACGTGGAAGTTCTTCAACTGGTACTACTTCTGCATGGGTGCATCCAACCTCGTCGCCAACACCGTCATCATCTACATCCAAGACAACATCGGGTGGGGGTGGGGCCTCGGAATCCCCACCGCCGCCATGTTTCTCTCTGTTGTAGCGTTTGTCACCGGATATCCTCTGTACCGGAAAATCGACCCTGCCGGAAGCCCCTTCACGCGACTCATTCAGGTCGCGGTCGCTGCTTTCCGAACGCACGATGTTGTACGAGAATAGGGAGCTAGATGCGCCTATATCAATTGGTGGGAAGCTACTCCATACTCAAAAGCATGAAgtaagtacattaatttaaatttatcatttttcacTGATTAAATTAATTCTTATATACTTGTTTCAATATTCTCTTTATCCCCATATACTACTATGATATgatattactattataattattttagtttGATATGCCAACACCAAGATCCATAACGACCAAATTACACACAGGTTCTTGGACAAGGCGGCTGTGGCAAGTGAAGAAGACAAGTTGAAAGAGCCGAACGCATGGAGGCTGAGCACGGTCCACCGCGTGGAGGAGCTGAAATCGCTGATCCAGATGGGGCCAATATGGGCAGCAGGAATCCTCCTAATCACAGCGTCGGCCCAGCAAAACACCTTCTCCCTCCAGCAGGCCAAGCATCACCAAAACCTTCCAAATCCCAGCCGCATCAATGAGCGTCTTTACGCAGCTCTCCATGCTCTCCACCATCGTCTTCTAAGACCGCCTCTTCGTCCCCGCCACGCGCGCCGCCTCACCGGCCTCAACCGCGGCGTGTCCTTCCTGACCCGCATGGCCGTCGGATTCATCGAGATCCGCAGCAAGCAGGCCGCCGGGCTGCTGGACAGCCCCCACGAGGTGATGCCGCAGTACTGCCTCCACTGGATTGCGGAGGCGTTCATGTCGATCGGGCATTTGGAGTTCTTCTACGACCAGGCGCCGGAGAGCATGAGGAGCACCGCGACGGCGTTGTTCGGGTTGTCGATCTCGGCGGGGAGCTACACGAGCACGCTGCTGGTGAGGGTGGTGCAGAGGGTGAGCGATTGGCTGCCGGATAGGAATCTGAATAGGGGGAAATTGGAGTATTTGTATTGGTTGATCACGTTGTTGCAGCTGCTTAACTTGGTTTATTACTTGATTTGCGCCAAATATTAGACACTTAAGCCGGTTGATGATGCGAGGCCGGAGGAAGATTGCTTTGAGCTGACGGGGCGTGTTTAATTACGAGATTCATTTCAGGCTTAAGTATGTTTAGTTTTTGGATTAGATCGTGTTTGGTTAAACATGGATGCTGATTATTACTATGTGTATGCTGGTATTTTAAGAGGGCTTAGTTGCGATGCCCCCTTGGGCCTCTTGCtttcaaattaatttagttTTGGATTGATGCTAAAGCCCAAGGGCCACACAATTGATCGGTTGAAATAGGCCTATTTAATGGGCGTTTTACAAATAAGAGTATGAAGACTTCATGTATTTATTACAGCAATTATATTAATCTTTTATGATTTCAACCATTCTCGAACTTGTTATAATACGATTACGACTAATGTCTTGATTCTTGAACTTTTATTGTATTTGAGAGGTGGCAAATAGTATGAGTTGAGCATTATTATTGAATGCCCCTATAATAAACCAACCTAAAATATCCTAGTTCGAATTTGATATGTGAATAAATTTCTCAATCCGAATATGAACTTGACTTGCTATCTTCAAATCTGAACATGATACATACCCGTTAATGACATTAATATAATACGGATTGACTCTAACACAATAACAACATGGTAACGACACGAACCTAATTTTACTCAATAAGAACCTggtattacacgattaaacatAATGAATTACGCGATTTAAATATGATTTACACTAACAGGGGAAACATGTATATCTAatttatttggcaaaattccCGGTCTAGGCGCATGTGTAAAATTGTATCCTTGAATAGGACATACTctagtataatttttattttgaatataggTATTACACATTATGAGAATGCATATTTAGACGCACATCCTCACTATGCGTACGTAACTAAGTAATCTATAGTATGGTttggagaaaatatttaataaaacaaattaatatgCTGCAATagaatatatgaaaaaaattagGAGATTTATATTTACAGAAGCGTATGCATttgatttttaatatatatagtttggaggaaatatttaatactaatGTTATATGAATATGATTGAGGAGATTTGATTAAGATTATAGCGTgaatttcataaatttatttcttaaaatttcatttatatatataaaataaatattaccaAATCAAATAtgatatgaaaataaatatcacCAATTCAAATCCTAGTATAAATTTACAATGCAAAATTTTAATGCCtacatataataaaatgtacAATGTGAAATGTGTTGCGTTATGATTGATCATACAATGATAATATAGTCAAGTTGTGCCCCATAAAATTGACCTATTAGTATAGGGCATGTCATAACTCATAACTATAGGTAAAAATTGGCGTGCTATTGAATCCAAATCTAGAATACTAATagcattgaattttttttaaaaagtgagACATGTCAATtgcagaataaaataaatgcaaAAGATGAATGTCGGTCTTATAACTACTTTTGGCGCGAATATGCAAAATACCCACTCAATACAAACGCGCCTCTGTGAATCATCAATTCCACATATTCACGCCTTTCTGTAGTCGGCATAATTTTATTACACACTAACCTAACATTTTCCCAAGACGAGAAGCCATGCCTCCCCTCAAATTCCAATCTTTTTACTCAACAACTGATACAGAGATTCCGATTTCGGGAATTCCGATCTCTTCGGATGAATCTTACCAAAAAGCAGATTTTACGCCGCTTGCGGCAGTGGTGGATGCGTTTGAGCAAATTTCGGCGGTGCTCAAGGCGAAGGGGCTTCATCACGATCTCGATTTGAAATCGTTCTGCGATGCGTGCTCTCTCGTCTCGGTGCTATTTGGGTGTTTAGGCATCGCGTTCAAATTTGCTGAAATGGAGTATGTTTCCAAGGTCGGTTTAATTTCACGCTGAATTCCCCCAATTTGTTAGGGTTTTCATGTAATAGGTGTTTGATACTATCATGTGGATGCTGCTTCTCTGTGAAATCATGTGTTCTATGTGAATGTTTTTTTGTTCGTGTTTGAATGATTGGAGCAGGAAAATTTGGAGAATTTAATTACTTGAACAAAAATTACTTGATATATGAGGGATGGAGTTGAAATTCCATTGTTGGAAGTAACTTTGTTGATTTTACATCAACATCTTGACAAACTGAAAAAGGTATCTatagttctttttttttattagtgacAGCTTGTTAGATGATATTTCTACTCATGTTTGGATTAAATCGCAACAAAAACATGTAGTAACACAGTGATGTTATTCGCGAAAGAAGAGCATTTTCTGTCCATGGAAGTCTAAAGTCTCTGCTTGAAGGTTTTCGTGCGAAACTGTTTTATTCGTTAAAAACATCGTGTAACTTAATCTTAGGTTGGTTAGCACCCATACCTCTGAAGTATTTGCATTTAGTTGAGTTGTGGCATGTATATCTTCTTTTTGTTGCAGATTGACTAATTGGTATGAACTCATTGTTTTCAGGTAAATGGTCTCGCGGAAGCATCACAAAGATATAGAACATTGAATAGCATACTTGATtacaacacacaaaataactcAGTAAGGACTCAAGGGAGTCTTTCACGTAATTTGCGTAGAGTCAGGCAGGGCCTTAATCTCATTAGAGCTCTGTTCCAAAACTTTTTGTCTTCTAAGTAAGTCAGTTTTTTCTTTGCATATTCTCTTGCTTGAAGATTTAACTGCTTTCCTTTCATGAAATTCTTGGTAAGGTATGTTTTACACTATAAACCTAGAtgcttaatcctagatggagaATCATATGATAATAAGTCATAACCACTGCTAAATAACCATGACAACTGAAAGACATCTTAGTGTACATTAGCCAATACATTAATATGTACACAACTTTTTAGTTGCATTTGTCCTGACTTTGGGCTATCACACCTGCTCTTCACATTGACTATAAATGGAAAGACGTTTTCGATTGTTAACAATCTACTATAGAAATAGCTCAGAAGCTTCTAGTGACTTCCAAGCCTCAATCCCGTTTAACAGTCGTGTATCCCTGAGGGCCTTGCTGTGACAGATTGTTTGACAATGCAACTAACACTTATGGTGCTGCTCACAGTGATTATTGCTTGAAAGATGCTGCCTCAGCTGCTTATGCAGAAACATGTGCCCCTTATCACTCTTGGGCGGTGAAGACTGCTGCTTATGCTGGTATGTATGCGCTGCCAACGAGGGATCAGTTGCTTCTAAAGCTAAATGAAACTGGTAAGCTGATATTCTATCGTTGTGTCCTTTATATTTCATTCTTAACATAAATAATTAGTTAACACTGTTTTGTTGGCTCGCTGGAGGTTAATTTTGAGAACATTTAGATGTGTATATTCAGTTCTTGATTACGTTAGTCATATGCTCCGATTTCCATCTTCTATGTTAACAGAGATCTCCGCTGAGAAGGAAATGATCAGATACATAAATGCCTCACTTCCAGTCATCGAGTACATTGATAATCTGTACATTTCGAGACGTATCAGCTTGGATTGGTAAGCTAGTTCCAGTGAAGATCCCCAGTCACTCCAGATTTGA is a window encoding:
- the LOC121770543 gene encoding ACD11 homolog protein-like, coding for MPPLKFQSFYSTTDTEIPISGIPISSDESYQKADFTPLAAVVDAFEQISAVLKAKGLHHDLDLKSFCDACSLVSVLFGCLGIAFKFAEMEYVSKVNGLAEASQRYRTLNSILDYNTQNNSVRTQGSLSRNLRRVRQGLNLIRALFQNFLSSNDYCLKDAASAAYAETCAPYHSWAVKTAAYAGMYALPTRDQLLLKLNETEISAEKEMIRYINASLPVIEYIDNLYISRRISLDW